The genomic stretch tggtttttggtgtgtgtgtgtgtatgtgtgtgtgtgtgtggcatttaCAGCATTGTTCTTTTGCATTtgctttttcatatttttgatcTACAACGTGTGTTTTTGGTTGTGGACTGTGTATTTGCCCCTTGTCCTCCATTGTAATCTCGCCTTTATACGTAATGGGTCACTGCGACCAGAAGGGCCTTGTCTTTTTGTTTAACAATGCcagaatatcaaaataatatttgttatttctaATCTATTCGTTTCGTTTCGTAACTCTGCTCTTAGTTGGACTGCTTGAAGTTATATGAGTGCATTTAATCGTGCAGTTTTTTTGATGACTTCTCGGTTATGATGGTATTATGACCATTACTTTGGTCATGAAATCTTACTTGACGAGTTAACAGTTTCTGctttgtggtggtgggggggttgagCATGTCACTGCCTTTTATGGCATAAAGTAACTTCCCATCATCGTCATGTCCACATATTAACCAAATTGATATTCTAATGGAACTTATACAGCTCCCAGGGGCTAATTAACCATAGATAATTCTTAAGCTAGCGGCTAGCTTGATTTTCTAACTCTACAAGTAGTGAGAGCTCAGTCGAGATTCATTCAAGTTCCACTTACTCTTGTCGTCTTTGTCGGTCGGGGTGGTTGTTTGCATGAGTAACTCGGCATCCTTCTTGAATCTGTTTCTTAACGCAACCAGCTCACTGTCATCCAGCATCATGCAGCTACCTCTGTAAAGTACGACTGTATTAAAAGCATTTCCGGTATGGCGAGGCGCATTTTATGACGTATTTCAGAGCGACGTTTGTAGTTTTTGATGACAGAAGTCAATATGTTTGCATTTTTCCGTCATCGTGGCAAAAGAAGGGCATAGTAATAACATAATTTGGTTAAAAGACAATTATAAATATAGTTATAAagattagtattttttatttgtcctGTCCAGTCATTTGGGCACatagtattattgatctaaatgccctgctaaacatgctaaacagatttactctgccagggaaaagtgtaagCCATACCTTGTTATATGGAGTTTTActtggctttatttgatgttttgttatGCATATTTGTGACGGGCTGGGCctgagcaggaggggatagaaaagaagaaataagAAAACAGATGCAGATTGCAATAGCAGGACAACTGAAACAAACAGGAGTAAATCagtaaatgtcaatgatgatgataaaggATCACAATAGAGGGTGATTGTATGCGGGATGccggtgccagcaactcatgcAGTGGTTTATGCagataaataaaatgttgaagAAACATCATGATATAAAATAATGGAGAACCACTAGCTTAGCTGGAAACAGTGTGGATATCCCTCGTCTTTTAGACCCTAAAATGAATGTTAGACACATTAAATTGGTTGATCATATGAGTCGTTATAAACTACCTGCTGCACCAAATAGTTCCTTATGTGTAATTTAGCGTTTAGGGGAGACTTGTTCAGAACATTGGCCCATTGTTGTTCACATATAGCCCATTTAAAAAATTCTTAGAAGAAATATGCTTCCGTTTTTCTGTTGTGGTCAGCCTTTAAACACGAGTATTAACTAGTTTTAATACTTGCAAATTTCACTAACAGCTCAACTAAGACCCAAAGTGTGCAATATACTATTTCAGGTAAGCAGAGTGATGAATGAGATCAGTGTTTAACCTACTTGGGATTAGCAGAGGTTCATAAAGCATATTTCCTGCTGTAGTTACccgtgtgttagtgtgtgtgtgtgtgttcctcatTCCAACAGTGGAAAATCAGAGAACATCCGAATTTCACCTGAGGCTGCCACCACGTATCTCCATCTTCTATGGAGCTTCTGTGTCGCTGGCCAAGTGAACCTTGTTCTGGATGCCGAGGAATGTGCATTAACTTCGTCTCGTGTGAGAGTCAAATTCACCTCAGGTGCACCCCTTCCCCCACAGCAACATCCAATCCCACAGATAAGGTACCATTTCCCAGCCTTgccatggttttggaatgttgaGCGAGGCAGCCAACTTTCACAATTGTCATTTTCTGCATGAAGCAACGAATAGCATGCTCTACTGTAATATGGTGGCCCCTGTAACCTCGAAACTACTGTAAATGATCAGACATTAATTAAGTAATTATGTTAGAAAATCCTTTAATCTTCAAGATTACAGCACAATGGTAAAAACCTTGAACAAACGTACATTTCCTTCCATAAAATGGGacattcatgtttattttcgAAGACTTACTCTGTCTTTCAAAACTCTAAACTTGGGATTATTGTTGATCTTCTTGTTAAAAAGTGCAAGGACCTCCTCCTTTGTTTTGAAATTTCCATCCCCAGTGACTGTGAAGTACGCAGCCAGAACCTGCGGAAGGAAATCTTGGCTTTCATTTCTTGTCAAAGCAAAAATATTCTAAATGATGTTCTCAAAACACGATTGAAACAAGCTATTACCGAAAGGGATATCTTACCTTCTTCCTGAGTTTCTTCACTGGTAATTCCTGGTCGGGCGAATTTCTCAATACTGCCTTGATTGTTTCTTTCCATTTGAAATTGCCTATGAGGTGTACAGAAACACTTGTGAGTTGGAGAgtttattaacaataatttagTTTTCTATCATAAGTGCGACCAGTACaccgactctcgcccgaagtcagctaagataggctccagcatacccccgccaccctaacGTCTCATTAGCACAATTATTCCATTTAACGCAGTTTTGACCTTATATCGGCAATAGGCCGTTTGGTTTTATATCCTTTAATTCCTCATTTCATCCCCTCTGAAACAGTTCAACTCCTATTGAGCTGAGAGAATTCATCTGCGCTTCAATGACTCAATGAAAattgatgttttatttactGCAGGTTTATTGTCGTATTTGTTTTACGGAACCGTCCTACTTAAGAAAGGCACCTGATAGGTACTGTACATGAACATTTTACTACTTCCTTAAAAGTAATtgatatgaaattattttaattttcacatTATAACATGCATTCTAACTATTTATTGACGATATAATTGAAAtagtaattgtaataattatgatttaaatAGGGCTGCAGGCGGTTGAgaggttagtgcacagacctcacagcttggagacctgagttcaattccacccttggccatctctgtgtggagtttgcatcttctccccgtgcatgcgtgggttttctccgggtactccggtttcctcccacattccaaaaacatgctaggttaattagcgactccaaattgtccataggtatgaatgtgagtgtgaatggttgtttgtctatatgtgccctgtgattggctggccaccagtccagggtgtaccccgcctctcgcccgaagacagctgggataggctccagcacctccgcgaccctcgtgaggataagcggtagaaaatgaatgaatgatttaaatattattgtgtatttgtatcaTTTGGTGAGGAACCCCATCCACCATTCCGAAGgtccttttctttttctttataaAGACGCTATGGTTGGGATCAATCCTTTAACTGCCTTGCAAAAGGGAGCAGCATGTACTACTACACCATTACAGACTGTCGATGGAATTGATGTGCCTGCACCCTGTAACATCCAGCAGGTGTCAGTATAGAGCAGGTCTCATCTACCCATCACTAGTACGAAATTGATGGTTCCAAAAGAAACTACATTTCAGCTGTATTAACACATTACCTTTGGCAACTGGTAGATCATCACTTTGTTCAGACATGTCAGCAGCCTCTCCTTTTTGGTCCGCTGGAAGAAATTGGAAGGAGCATTTTAATACTATATAAATACTTACGGTATAAAATTAACATATCTTACTAACTCACTTTTCAGTTTCTTTCTGTACATTTGATCAGAAGCATCGTTTTCATCTTCATTTCCATCATCTTCACAACCTCGCACTCTCTTTCTgtcctttttctttttggttGTCTGCTCCTCCTCAGCCGTAGACACTTTTCCGTTGATGTTTTCCTGTTGACGCATCTCTTTACGCTCTTGCTTGAaaagtttcttcttctttgtgtcCGAGTGGCCATTCTGCTTTCCTTTCACATCACCATCGACACCATTGACTTGAGTCATCATCTCAGGTTTTTCACCCTTCTGTGGCACATCAGGGGGCTGTcagattatttaaaaagtaatggAGATCAGGGAATTTATGTCAGAAATCCAGTTGTGTGCTGACATGTTAGATATGATAGCATTTGCctcagcaagaaaaaaaaagtacagtatttagctaatatttaaatatcatAGTCATCTCATCTTTATCATAGTAGCTCTATGTGATATGTCCAAGTATTCAGCAAACATTTACAGTAACTTACATTGTCAGCAGATGAATTGAGGATGTTCCACACTTCTTCGTGTAGATGCGAGTTGACAATCCTTAAACTGTTTTTCATCCAGTTCTAATGGAAAGTCACAAGGTGATTAGAACAAAAAGAGGCGGGCCAGAGGCACATTCATCAATGTGGTCTCCCAACAAAACCAAATGATTCCAATGTATTACACTtccaatgaattaatgaattaaacaGTACCAACCTGGAACTTTGCCTTTTTTCTCGGGACATTGTCGTATGTACCGACTTGCTTGAGCACCTCTTTCAGCTTTGGACTGACTCCAGGCTTATTTAATgcttcattaattttcttcagTGATTGGATGATCATGTTAGAAAACAAATTACAGAAGTTAAAGCATATGGTTTGTTTACCTGGATCCACTGGTGCTGTTTCACATCCCCTTTGCTGGCTTTTGCCTCATAGCCTTTGCCTCCATATTTTTGGTCTTCGCTGATGCATTTGATGTGATTTTTGTAGTCATCGCCCCTTCAAAACGGACAACAAGACAACTTATAGACTGTACAAATGCagcagtactagtagtagtctATTGAAAATGAACAGAAAGGTTTACCAGAAGTCTTTTCCACAGTCGATGCAGGATAGAACCTGGCAGCCACGGCACTTCATCACATGTTTATCCACCTGGGCTTTTTTCAGGGATTCCCCACAAGCATTGCATGTGAAGAACACCATAGTGAACGACTCCTCTACCCGCTACCCGTGCTTTAATTGACAGTTTAACAAACAGGAATATTATTAGAACATCATTGGAGGCAACCCGGAAACTTGAGTTGCTATCCACAGCCCAGTTATGAACTGAGCTAAGCCAAAAATGGTTGCTAAGGTTACTCACAATGAAACGTCGAGACAAAACAGTCAATAAGTAATCGTATCAAAACGCTTAAGTTAATTGTGTCCCGTCTgtagaagaaaaaaattacacc from Doryrhamphus excisus isolate RoL2022-K1 chromosome 1, RoL_Dexc_1.0, whole genome shotgun sequence encodes the following:
- the lyar gene encoding cell growth-regulating nucleolar protein isoform X1; the protein is MVFFTCNACGESLKKAQVDKHVMKCRGCQVLSCIDCGKDFWGDDYKNHIKCISEDQKYGGKGYEAKASKGDVKQHQWIQKINEALNKPGVSPKLKEVLKQVGTYDNVPRKKAKFQNWMKNSLRIVNSHLHEEVWNILNSSADNPPDVPQKGEKPEMMTQVNGVDGDVKGKQNGHSDTKKKKLFKQERKEMRQQENINGKVSTAEEEQTTKKKKDRKRVRGCEDDGNEDENDASDQMYRKKLKTDQKGEAADMSEQSDDLPVAKGNFKWKETIKAVLRNSPDQELPVKKLRKKVLAAYFTVTGDGNFKTKEEVLALFNKKINNNPKFRVLKDRVSLRK
- the lyar gene encoding cell growth-regulating nucleolar protein isoform X2; the encoded protein is MVFFTCNACGESLKKAQVDKHVMKCRGCQVLSCIDCGKDFWGDDYKNHIKCISEDQKYGGKGYEAKASKGDVKQHQWIQKINEALNKPGVSPKLKEVLKQVGTYDNVPRKKAKFQNWMKNSLRIVNSHLHEEVWNILNSSADNPPDVPQKGEKPEMMTQVNGVDGDVKGKQNGHSDTKKKKLFKQERKEMRQQENINGKVSTAEEEQTTKKKKDRKRVRGCEDDGNEDENDASDQMYRKKLKNQKGEAADMSEQSDDLPVAKGNFKWKETIKAVLRNSPDQELPVKKLRKKVLAAYFTVTGDGNFKTKEEVLALFNKKINNNPKFRVLKDRVSLRK